In a genomic window of Rhinopithecus roxellana isolate Shanxi Qingling chromosome 2, ASM756505v1, whole genome shotgun sequence:
- the GRSF1 gene encoding G-rich sequence factor 1, translating into MAGTRWVLGALLRGCGCNCSSCRRTGAACLPFYSAAGSIPSGVSGRRRLLLLLGAAAAAASQTRGLQTGPVPPGRLAGPPPVATSAAAAAAAAYPALRAPLLPQSLAAAAGPTRSYSQESKTTYLEDLPPPPEYELTPSKLEEEVDDVYLIRAQGLPWSCTMEDVLNFFSDCRIRNGENGIHFLLNRDGKRRGDALIEMESEQDVQKALEKHRMYMGQRYVEVYEINNEDVDALMKSLQVKSSPVVNDGVVRLRGLPYSCNEKDIVDFFAGLNIVDITFVMDYRGRRKTGEAYVQFEEPEMANQALLKHREEIGNRYIEIFPSRRNEVRTHVGSHKGKKIASSPTAKYITEPEMVFEEHEVNEDIRPMTAFESEKEIELPKEVPEKLAEAADFGTTSSLHFVHMRGLPFQANAQDIINFFAPLKPVRITMEYSSSGKATGEADVHFETHEDAVAAMLKDRSHVHHRYIELFLNSCPKGK; encoded by the exons ATGGCCGGCACGCGCTGGGTACTCGGGGCGCTGCTCCGGGGCTGCGGCTGTAACTGCAGCAGCTGCCGGCGCACCGGCGCCGCCTGCCTGCCCTTCTACTCTGCCGCTGGCTCTATCCCATCGGGCGTCTCAGGCCGCCGccgcctgctgctgctgctcggGGCCGCCGCGGCCGCTGCCTCCCAGACGCGTGGCCTCCAGACCGGGCCTGTGCCTCCCGGGAGGCTGGCGGGGCCTCCCCCTGTGGCCACCTCTGCCGCGGCGGCGGCCGCCGCGGCCTACCCTGCCCTCCGTGCCCCTCTGCTGCCGCAGTCGCTGGCGGCGGCCGCGGGCCCGACGCGTAGCTACAGCCAG GAGTCCAAAACTACTTACCTGGAAGACCTTCCACCACCGCCTGAGTATGAATTGACCCCATCCAAGTTAGAAGAGGAAGTGGATGATGTCTATCTCATTCGAGCTCAAGGACTGCCCTGGTCATGCACTATGGAAGATGTGCTTAACTTTTTCTCAG ACTGCAGAATCCGCAACGGTGAGAATGGAATACATTTCCTCCTAAATAGAGATGGGAAACGAAGGGGTGATGCCTTAATTGAAATGGAGTCAGAACAGGATGTGCAGAAAGCCTTAGAGAAGCACCGCATGTACATGGGCCAGCGGTATGTGGAAG TGTATGAGATAAACAATGAAGATGTGGATGCCTTAATGAAGAGCTTGCAGGTCAAATCTTCACCTGTGGTAAATGATGGTGTGGTTCGTTTGAGAGGACTTCCTTACAGTTGCAATGAGAAAGACATTGTAGATTTCTTTGCAG GACTGAATATAGTTGACATTACTTTTGTGATGGACTACAGAGGGAGACGAAAAACAGGGGAAGCCTATGTGCAATTTGAAGAACCAGAAATGGCCAACCAAGCCCTGTTGAAACACAGGGAAGAAATTGGTAATCG ATACATCGAGATATTTCCAAGCAGAAGAAATGAAGTTCGAACACATGTTGGTTCTCATAAGGGAAAGAAAATTGCATCTTCTCCTACTGCTAAGTATATAACTGAGCCAGAAATGGTCTTTGAAGAACACGAAGTAAATGAGGATATTCGACCCATGACAGCTTTTGAAAGTGAGAAGGAAATAG AATTGCCTAAGGAGGTGCCAGAAAAGCTTGCAGAGGCTGCTGATTTTGGAACTACGTCTTCTCTGCATTTTGTCCACATGAGAGGATTACCTTTCCAAGCCAATGCCCAGGACATTATAAAC TTTTTTGCTCCACTCAAGCCTGTTAGAATCACCATGGAATACAGCTCCAGCGGGAAGGCCACTGGAGAAGCTGATGTGCACTTTGAGACCCATGAGGATGCTGTTGCAGCAATGCTCAAGGATCGGTCCCACGTTC ATCATAGGTATATTGAACTGTTCCTGAATTCATgtccaaaaggaaaataa